The genomic DNA tctggttagtTTATTACGAGCAATTAATAAAGGTCTGGGGTATTTTATTCCCGTCTCGGTTTTCAGTTTAGCCCATTACGTTCAAGGCCATGAGTCCATGACCAACAATGGTTTGTTTATCCATAGCCGACGGAGCTAAAAGTTCCCACTGCTTGCCTTGCCGGGCGTCAATCGTCTTCTTCTGATGGTTGGAAAATCTACCGCCGGCGAGCGCAACGCATTGCTGAATCATCTAATTTACGGTTAAAGTTGTTTGCCGCTGAATTCTAATGGCGGAACGATACTGCTCCTGAGATCAACCAAACCATGACGTCGACGATATATACACTTTCCCTAACTGTGAAAATATCTGACGAACATGATCTCTCtggtttttaaattataacGATTTAGACAAACATGTTAAAAACAGTTAAACAAAAACACTGatgtaaaaagttttttttcgaataaattttacattttattcaaaaaaaaaaaaatatatatatatatatatatgacatatcAATATACTCGTGTAACTATGGCTTGGttgtgatcttttttttttgacaaacttgTTATGATcttattttcttgaatcttgactACATCAGATTAAGCAGCCGCCTGTGTAAACGATGTATCATTAGCTCAAAGCCAAAGCAGTCACTTGGATATTATCAGAGAAAAATATGTGGTGGAGAAACCAGCCATCAATTATGAATAAGTCAAGATCTTATCTGTTGTTAATATCAGCTGCTAGAAGACGCTGTGTGTTTAATTTGTGGGGTTATACTACGTGATTTTACGATGCACAAGTTGCAGGCCTGACAAGTTGAAGACTAACTCAccatcatttcattataaatagaGGTTGATCTTAAGCTTATTTCTTCACacaacacatacatacatatattgaaaacaaaatagtgataatcttaaaccaaaaaaaaatagtgataatCATCATGGCTAAATTTACTTCCATCATCACTCTTATCTTCGCTGCTCTTGTTCTCTTTGCTGCTTTTGGTAAGTATTGATCTTaccattaaacaaaaaatgtgtgtttaaaatattattttttattcattttgatagttaaccttgagaaaattatacaaatatgCAGAAGCCCCGTCAATGGTGGAAGCACAGAAGTTGTGCGAGAGGCCCAGTGGGACATGGTCGGGAGTTTGCGGAAACAATAATGCTTGCAAGAATCAGTGCATTAATCTTGAAGGAGCACGTCATGGTTCTTGCAACTATGTATTCCCAGCTCACAAGTGTATTTGTTACTTCCCATGTTAATCTCCCAAAAATATACTTCCCATGCATGTTAATCTCCCAAAAATCTTTGGTGCTTAAACGTgtgtattttaataaaataagtcAGTGTCACTCTATGAGTGAATTTATGACATACATGTTTATGTTTTCAAGTTTAGTTTGACTTTGTtgacttaataatataaatattgtgtACTTTTGTGCCATGACTGTTTCATCTTGTCTTCAAACACGGTCATTGTTTTCAAAAGGACCGAGAATTTCTCCACTATCATTATATTGGGCacaataaaattatagtattccTCCTAGAGGTACCCCCTAACAGCGTCTCCAGTTTCACAAGAGTCGAATGTATTGTATAGTATAAGCTAATTcaggttaagaaaaaaaaagaggtggTGGTGTATTCATGAGTAAGAATATATATCTGTAATCCAACTCGATCCGTTGTACTGATAAAAAAATCTTCTGTGCAATGATCTACGTGAAAACTATGAATTGTCCAATTACATGactgaattataatttttcagaAGAAAGTTTTATTTACAAGTTTTTGTAGGAAGTTCACGCTAAATCACTAgagaaaaatccaaatttaatagATTATTGACCGGACTACCAAATTCACGTTTAGAAATGAAATAGTATTATTTAAGAGTTGAATCACGGTAGAAAAAATAACCTCAAGATTCGGATactcatttttctaatattgtcTTAAAAAAAAGACTATGCGTAAAATGGTGCCTATGCTGGCGATAAATCAAGAACATATACAAAGTTTCGGTCAGGGTTTTGATATTATCAATTTGCCATgattataatgatataaaatgtaGATGGGCCAATTTGGCGGAAATTTTGTTGGAATCATCATGTTAATTGGTGAAAATATTGTACAAtcgttttttgacaaaaatttgTACGATCGTActatttttggcaaaaaaaattaaaaatttatgtttttgacggtaaaaatataaaatcatatgcaaaaatattatagaaatcacgtttttagtagaaaaattgaaaaactcttttttttttttgctgaaaaatGCGGATTCATGTTTTTCGGAAAAACTGTGGATTTCCGTTTTTGAGGAAATATTTTGGTAGGATGGTATTGATGATTTGGTGATGATTATGGTATGAAGATAATATTGATTAAGTATGTTAATTGATGGGTTAATAGTTAACTATTACAACCTAATCCATATAATTCATCATCAACCCATTAACTCATTACTCATTTAGATGCAGATAGTAAACTATTAGCTGGGTCCATGAGTAGGATCTGGTCGAGTGAACCCATAAGGTTTGAACCATTTTGTTATCTAGATTATAGTTACAAAGTTGGTTTATGCAGAAGCACCAATAATGGAGGAAGCACGCGCGAAGCCAATTTGGACATGGTCAAAAATTTGTGGAAACAATAATGCATGCAAAAATAATTGCATTAATAACCTTGCAAAGACACGACATGGATCCTACAAGTTGCAACTATGTATTCCCAACTCACAAGTATCTGATACTTCCCATATTACGTTATCTAGCAAAAATCTATGGCCTTGTGTCTGTGTAGTTTCGTAAAATAAGTATGTGAATGACCTTATAACATTTATTCATTATGTTTATGTTGGCttgttctaattttatattactACGTACTATTGTTTCTTCTTATCCATATTTGTTTGCATATATACTCGTCCATAAGAACAGAGGAATCATCATATT from Camelina sativa cultivar DH55 chromosome 7, Cs, whole genome shotgun sequence includes the following:
- the LOC109125668 gene encoding defensin-like protein 1; translation: MAKFTSIITLIFAALVLFAAFEAPSMVEAQKLCERPSGTWSGVCGNNNACKNQCINLEGARHGSCNYVFPAHKCICYFPC